Proteins from one Acidobacteriota bacterium genomic window:
- a CDS encoding TraR/DksA family transcriptional regulator — MDTTEFQDALLKKQRELLSGEGLKPIGSMMGNSRQGDMADQADGINEVHIALKLRSTDAKILQAIEEALERIDRGTYGICKDCGEFISAARLRAIPWTRSCITCKEKQK, encoded by the coding sequence GTGGACACGACGGAATTCCAGGACGCTCTCCTGAAGAAGCAGCGCGAACTGCTCTCCGGTGAGGGTCTCAAGCCCATTGGATCCATGATGGGCAACAGCCGTCAGGGCGACATGGCCGACCAGGCCGACGGGATCAACGAGGTCCACATCGCGCTGAAGCTGCGCTCCACGGACGCCAAGATCCTCCAGGCGATCGAGGAGGCGCTCGAGCGCATCGATCGCGGCACCTACGGCATCTGCAAGGACTGCGGCGAGTTCATCTCCGCCGCACGTCTCCGGGCGATTCCCTGGACGCGCTCGTGCATCACCTGCAAGGAGAAACAGAAGTGA
- a CDS encoding FtsX-like permease family protein, which translates to MFTLRMVWRELRAAWGRLLFFFLCVAIGVGAIAALRSVIQNVREALVREARVLTAADVVVSTNRPWPEDTRADVDAALARAPVRARVETVELATMVRPADESRAVARMAELQAVDRGYPLYGTLVLRDGLTFDHALLDDHGVLVRPELLVQLDLSVGDQVRIGESTFTIRGVIETEPGRRTGMFSLGPRIIIDRADLDATGLLAYGARARFAILLRMDDNGIDPLVDGIRERFRGSFVSARSYRTTEDRVGEDLRVAENYLSLIGFVMVVLGGIGVWSVTRVFIGQRIRSIAVMKCLGATSRQILAIYLAQVTALGLIGSLLGLVLGAVALRFTPGGLFGVESLDARLTPHASMQAVAVGVLVSLLFALVPLLEVRRVRPLWLLRDESARTSLGGRLARIDWTQWLTVAVVGIALALVASWQAASLRAGLIVSAGLLAITAVLFVTAASVVRAVRPLRHTRVFALRHAVLSLARPGNQTRVILLAVGLGTFFILGVRLVQSTLVDQFAFDLRPDAPDMFLLDVQADQVADVERVVAATDGASGLRLIPVLRARVTGIRGADADVDTLEGVQGRQGLGREFVVTYREGLADNETLLDGRFWPDASDGMAEVSIEESLRRNAGLQMGDVIRFDVLGRAIEARVTSIRDVDWNDVRSGGFMFVFRPGTLDKAPHGFMGVLRGPETPEGRARLQRDLVAAHANVSAVDVREVVKTAQGVLSNVTLAISAVGGLALVSGILIVIGSVAMTRFQRLYESAILKTLGATPRTISVMVALEYVGLGALGGLVGAMGALALSWAVCRYLFDMAWRPSPVTVVSGIVLAAVLVGVVGILASLDVVRRRPLAVLRAE; encoded by the coding sequence GTGTTCACGCTGCGCATGGTGTGGCGTGAACTGCGGGCCGCGTGGGGACGCCTGCTGTTCTTCTTCCTGTGTGTGGCCATCGGCGTCGGCGCGATCGCGGCGCTCAGGTCGGTGATCCAGAACGTGCGCGAGGCGCTCGTGCGCGAAGCGCGCGTGTTGACGGCTGCCGACGTCGTGGTCTCGACCAACCGCCCGTGGCCCGAGGACACGCGAGCGGATGTCGACGCTGCACTTGCCCGTGCGCCGGTGCGCGCACGCGTCGAGACCGTCGAGCTCGCGACGATGGTGCGGCCGGCCGACGAGTCGCGTGCGGTGGCGCGGATGGCGGAGTTGCAGGCCGTCGATCGCGGGTATCCGCTGTATGGCACGCTCGTCCTTCGCGACGGCCTCACGTTCGATCACGCGCTGCTCGATGACCACGGCGTGCTCGTGCGCCCCGAACTCCTCGTGCAGCTCGATCTGTCGGTGGGCGACCAGGTGCGGATCGGCGAGTCGACGTTCACCATTCGCGGCGTGATCGAGACGGAACCGGGTCGACGGACCGGCATGTTCAGCCTCGGCCCGCGCATCATCATCGATCGCGCCGATCTCGACGCGACGGGCCTGTTGGCCTACGGCGCGCGCGCGCGCTTCGCCATCCTGCTGCGCATGGACGACAACGGGATCGATCCGCTGGTCGACGGGATCCGCGAGCGCTTCAGGGGCAGCTTCGTGTCGGCGCGCTCGTATCGGACCACCGAGGATCGCGTGGGCGAGGACCTGCGCGTGGCCGAGAACTACCTGAGCCTCATCGGCTTCGTCATGGTGGTGCTCGGCGGCATCGGCGTGTGGAGCGTCACGCGCGTCTTCATCGGGCAGCGGATCCGCAGCATCGCGGTGATGAAGTGCCTCGGCGCGACGAGCCGCCAGATTCTTGCCATCTATCTCGCGCAGGTCACGGCTCTTGGTCTCATCGGCAGCCTGCTCGGTCTCGTGCTCGGTGCCGTCGCGCTGCGGTTCACGCCGGGCGGGCTCTTCGGCGTCGAGTCGCTCGACGCGCGGCTCACCCCGCATGCCTCGATGCAGGCCGTGGCCGTTGGCGTGCTCGTCTCGCTGCTGTTCGCGCTCGTCCCGCTGCTCGAGGTGCGGCGCGTGCGGCCGCTGTGGCTGTTGCGCGACGAGTCGGCCCGCACGTCGCTCGGCGGCCGCCTGGCGCGGATCGACTGGACGCAGTGGCTGACGGTGGCGGTCGTCGGGATCGCGCTGGCGCTCGTGGCCTCGTGGCAGGCGGCCTCACTGCGCGCCGGGCTCATCGTGTCGGCCGGCCTGCTGGCGATCACGGCCGTCTTGTTCGTGACGGCGGCGAGCGTGGTGCGCGCGGTGCGCCCACTGCGGCACACGCGCGTGTTCGCGCTGCGGCACGCCGTGCTCAGCCTGGCCAGGCCGGGCAACCAGACGCGCGTCATCCTGCTCGCCGTCGGTCTCGGCACGTTCTTCATCCTCGGTGTGCGTCTGGTGCAGAGCACGCTCGTCGATCAGTTCGCGTTCGATCTCCGTCCCGACGCGCCCGACATGTTCCTGCTCGACGTGCAGGCCGATCAGGTCGCGGACGTTGAACGCGTCGTCGCCGCGACGGACGGGGCGAGCGGCCTGCGCCTGATTCCGGTCCTTCGGGCACGCGTCACGGGCATCCGCGGGGCCGACGCCGATGTCGATACGCTCGAAGGCGTGCAGGGACGGCAGGGGCTCGGTCGTGAGTTCGTGGTCACCTATCGCGAGGGACTCGCGGACAACGAGACGCTGCTCGACGGGCGGTTCTGGCCCGACGCGTCCGATGGGATGGCGGAGGTCTCGATCGAGGAGTCGCTGCGCCGCAACGCGGGACTGCAGATGGGCGACGTCATCAGGTTCGACGTCCTCGGGCGCGCGATCGAGGCGCGCGTGACGTCCATCCGTGACGTGGACTGGAACGACGTGCGCTCCGGCGGCTTCATGTTCGTGTTCCGCCCGGGCACGCTGGACAAGGCGCCGCACGGGTTCATGGGTGTGCTGCGCGGTCCCGAGACACCAGAAGGCCGCGCGCGCCTCCAGCGCGATCTGGTGGCGGCGCATGCCAACGTGTCGGCGGTGGATGTGCGCGAGGTGGTGAAGACGGCGCAGGGCGTGCTGTCGAACGTCACGCTGGCCATCAGCGCCGTCGGAGGGCTCGCGCTCGTGAGCGGCATTCTCATCGTCATCGGGTCCGTGGCGATGACGCGTTTCCAGCGCCTCTACGAGTCGGCCATCCTGAAGACGCTCGGGGCCACGCCCCGGACCATCTCCGTGATGGTGGCGCTCGAATACGTCGGACTGGGAGCGCTCGGCGGTCTCGTGGGGGCGATGGGCGCCCTGGCCCTGAGTTGGGCGGTGTGTCGGTACCTGTTCGACATGGCGTGGCGCCCGTCGCCGGTCACCGTGGTGTCGGGCATCGTGCTCGCAGCTGTCCTGGTCGGCGTGGTGGGCATCCTGGCAAGCCTCGACGTGGTGCGCCGACGGCCGCTGGCCGTCCTTCGGGCCGAATAG
- a CDS encoding ABC transporter ATP-binding protein produces the protein MIELRGVSKTVDSGGSPLTILKPLDLTIPAGRSLAIVGPSGSGKSTLLGLMAGLDAPSTGEISIDGTIITNLGEDALARLRGRLIGFVFQFFHLMPSLTAFENVLVPMELAGVRDAHERATRLLHDVDLDARVHHYPSQLSGGEQQRVALARALANEPKVLLADEPTGNLDSNNGQHVIDLLFDVNRARQTTLVLVTHDRELAAKADVQIVMRDGAVVERIERQVDAPAGVR, from the coding sequence ATGATCGAATTGCGTGGTGTCTCGAAGACCGTCGACTCCGGTGGGTCGCCGCTGACGATTCTCAAACCTCTCGACCTCACGATCCCCGCTGGTCGCAGTCTGGCGATCGTCGGCCCGTCCGGCAGCGGCAAGAGCACGTTGCTCGGATTGATGGCCGGTCTCGACGCCCCGTCGACGGGAGAGATCAGTATCGACGGCACGATCATCACCAACCTCGGTGAGGACGCGCTCGCGCGCCTGCGTGGACGGCTGATCGGCTTCGTGTTCCAGTTCTTCCACCTGATGCCGTCGCTGACGGCGTTCGAGAACGTGCTCGTGCCCATGGAACTGGCCGGCGTGCGCGATGCGCACGAGCGCGCCACGCGCCTGCTGCACGACGTGGATCTCGACGCGCGTGTGCATCACTACCCGTCGCAGCTCTCCGGCGGCGAACAACAGCGCGTGGCGCTCGCGCGCGCGCTGGCCAACGAACCGAAGGTGCTGCTGGCCGACGAGCCGACGGGCAACCTCGATTCGAACAACGGGCAGCACGTGATCGACCTGCTGTTCGACGTCAATCGCGCGCGGCAGACCACGCTGGTACTCGTCACGCACGATCGCGAGCTGGCGGCGAAGGCCGACGTGCAGATCGTGATGCGCGACGGCGCGGTTGTCGAACGCATCGAGCGTCAGGTCGACGCGCCCGCGGGAGTGCGCTGA
- a CDS encoding arylesterase produces MRRRHCLVVLVAVVLGVAGCQREAPDAGTAASSTPAHQTRTPASSPERPRVVAFGDSLTAGLGLAPDLAWPALVQREADEAGLDVEIVNAGVSGDTTAGGVRRLDWALDGDVRVLVLELGANDGLRGLPVAQMRDNLAQMIRVARDRNIAVLLCGMEAPPNFGPQYTREFRQVYVELGAQDGVTLLPFFLDGVAGNASLNQPDGIHPNEEGTRRVADLVWQFLQPVIARALASS; encoded by the coding sequence ATGCGCAGACGTCACTGTCTTGTCGTTCTCGTCGCCGTCGTCCTTGGCGTGGCAGGGTGCCAGCGTGAGGCGCCAGACGCCGGCACGGCGGCCTCGTCCACGCCAGCGCACCAGACGAGGACTCCTGCGTCCTCCCCGGAACGCCCACGCGTGGTGGCATTCGGCGACAGCCTCACGGCGGGACTCGGCCTCGCACCGGATCTGGCATGGCCGGCTCTGGTGCAGCGCGAGGCAGACGAGGCGGGCCTCGACGTCGAGATCGTCAACGCCGGTGTCTCGGGCGACACGACGGCCGGAGGCGTGCGGCGCCTCGACTGGGCGCTCGACGGCGACGTGCGCGTGCTCGTTCTCGAACTCGGCGCCAACGACGGCCTGCGCGGCCTGCCCGTGGCGCAGATGCGCGACAACCTCGCGCAGATGATCCGCGTCGCCCGCGACCGCAACATCGCGGTCCTGCTGTGCGGCATGGAAGCGCCGCCCAACTTCGGGCCGCAGTACACGCGCGAGTTCAGGCAGGTGTACGTCGAGCTCGGCGCGCAGGACGGCGTGACGCTGCTGCCGTTCTTCCTCGACGGCGTCGCGGGCAACGCGTCGCTCAATCAACCTGATGGCATCCATCCCAACGAGGAAGGTACCCGGCGCGTGGCCGACCTCGTCTGGCAGTTCCTCCAGCCCGTGATCGCGCGCGCGCTTGCCTCCTCATGA
- a CDS encoding TonB-dependent receptor, producing MRTDLPLMLLTLIYLCASGVTHAQTPSTVPGLDERIVVTGTAAPATAGSVGRTLAIVTADDLRQLPVASVADALRLLPGVWVRHRGPFGSQTDVSVRGASFGQTLVLVDGVRLNDAQTGHHNGDLPVALEDIARIELLSGAGSSLHGADAVGGVINIITKQTADAPSARMAAGQHGLVQAGVAWRPATVPVLAGMSASVDRSTGFAPARDFLHRQVRADLRLGTTTLAVALLDKDFGAAGYYGPAPSHERTNQVLVTARQNRKLRGAWSLTADAWYRSHGDTFLYDPRATGAQPNRHRTHAVGGAIRFGGALSSTMRLTSGVEATADWLRSSALGAREEGRVSAFAELEARAGRLLLYPSVRVDAYSTFGTAVSPSLAVALPLRPRVKWRASVGRAFRVPTFTERYYTDPNHLASPSLEPEQGWTGDTGVDTYLGGSWVGSVTTFVRRERDVIDWVRPDATVRWRTENIRDVRSHGFEASLRGRRGPAAIGLQYAFTRVETGALVGLSKYVDDYAPHGLGGDIAVQLPWALSAGARVEHRRPYARDAWTTLDVRLARPVKRMTMFVEAANIGDARYEEIRGVAMPGRWLRAGVSVR from the coding sequence ATGCGTACTGATCTCCCGCTGATGCTCCTGACGCTGATCTACCTGTGCGCGTCAGGCGTCACGCACGCGCAGACACCATCCACCGTTCCCGGACTCGACGAACGCATCGTTGTCACGGGCACCGCCGCGCCGGCGACCGCCGGCTCGGTCGGCCGGACGCTCGCGATCGTCACGGCTGACGATCTGCGCCAGTTGCCGGTGGCGTCAGTGGCCGACGCCCTGCGCCTGCTGCCGGGCGTGTGGGTGCGTCACCGGGGACCGTTCGGGTCGCAGACCGACGTGAGCGTGCGTGGGGCGTCGTTCGGCCAGACGCTGGTGCTCGTGGATGGCGTCCGTCTCAACGACGCGCAGACGGGGCATCACAACGGCGATCTGCCCGTGGCGCTCGAAGACATCGCACGCATCGAACTGCTCTCCGGCGCCGGGTCGTCGTTGCACGGTGCCGACGCCGTCGGCGGCGTGATCAACATCATCACGAAGCAGACGGCCGACGCGCCGTCGGCGCGGATGGCGGCAGGGCAGCACGGACTCGTGCAGGCCGGCGTGGCGTGGCGCCCAGCGACGGTCCCCGTGCTCGCGGGCATGAGCGCGTCCGTGGATCGATCCACGGGCTTCGCGCCGGCGCGCGACTTCCTGCACCGGCAGGTGCGGGCCGATCTGCGGCTTGGCACCACCACGCTTGCCGTGGCGTTGCTCGACAAGGACTTCGGCGCGGCCGGCTACTACGGGCCCGCGCCCTCGCACGAGCGGACCAATCAGGTGCTCGTCACGGCCAGGCAGAACCGGAAGCTGCGTGGCGCGTGGTCGCTCACCGCCGACGCGTGGTATCGCTCGCACGGCGACACGTTTCTGTACGACCCCCGCGCGACAGGTGCGCAGCCGAATCGTCACCGCACGCACGCGGTCGGTGGTGCCATCAGGTTCGGTGGCGCGCTCTCCTCGACGATGCGGCTCACGTCGGGCGTGGAGGCGACAGCCGACTGGCTTCGGTCGTCGGCGCTCGGTGCGCGTGAGGAAGGCCGCGTCAGCGCGTTCGCCGAACTCGAAGCGCGAGCCGGCCGTCTCCTGCTGTACCCGAGCGTCCGCGTGGACGCCTACTCGACGTTCGGAACGGCCGTCAGTCCGTCGCTGGCCGTCGCCTTGCCGCTGCGCCCGCGCGTGAAATGGCGCGCGAGTGTCGGGCGGGCCTTTCGCGTCCCGACGTTCACCGAGCGCTACTACACCGATCCCAATCACCTGGCGAGCCCGTCGCTCGAGCCGGAGCAGGGATGGACAGGTGACACCGGTGTGGACACATATCTCGGCGGATCGTGGGTGGGATCGGTCACCACCTTCGTACGCCGTGAACGCGATGTGATCGACTGGGTGCGTCCCGATGCAACGGTCCGCTGGCGGACCGAGAACATCAGGGACGTGCGCAGTCACGGGTTCGAGGCGTCGTTGCGTGGCCGTCGCGGGCCGGCGGCGATCGGACTCCAGTACGCCTTCACGCGCGTCGAGACGGGCGCGCTGGTCGGGCTGTCGAAGTACGTGGACGACTACGCGCCGCACGGGCTCGGCGGCGACATCGCCGTGCAGCTGCCGTGGGCGCTGTCGGCCGGCGCGCGCGTGGAGCATCGGCGACCGTATGCGCGGGATGCCTGGACCACGCTCGACGTGCGGCTGGCGCGCCCCGTGAAGCGCATGACGATGTTCGTCGAAGCGGCCAACATCGGAGATGCGCGCTACGAGGAGATTCGCGGCGTGGCGATGCCCGGCCGCTGGCTGCGCGCCGGCGTCAGCGTACGGTAG
- the ftcD gene encoding glutamate formimidoyltransferase yields MPDVPRSEDGRDAPIVECVPNVSEGRDPDTIAALAAAVRTSPGVRLLHVDAGVDAHRTVFTFAGSPEAVGDAALALAREVAARVDMRRHRGAHPRLGALDVCPFVPVSGVSLGRCALVARRVASTLAHDLDLPVYLYEAAAFDPMRRALPDLRRGEFEGLAEKLRDTAFTPDFGPDRPHPSLGAAIVGARQFLVAWNLSLATADVAIARAIAGRVRASGWTEGQGSTHVRHAGLLPAVRAVGWGMPAYGHAQVSLNLLDFTVTPMHVVWNTACEVAESMGTRVIGSELIGLAPLEALRAAGRHVRDTHETDETDDRALVAAAVRLLGLDAVHPFDADTRVLEWAMRTDVTDAY; encoded by the coding sequence GTGCCTGACGTCCCGCGATCCGAGGACGGACGGGACGCGCCGATCGTCGAGTGCGTCCCGAATGTCTCGGAAGGGCGCGATCCCGATACGATTGCCGCCCTTGCCGCCGCCGTACGTACGTCACCCGGTGTGCGGCTCCTCCATGTGGACGCAGGTGTCGACGCACATCGCACGGTGTTCACGTTCGCCGGTTCGCCGGAAGCCGTCGGCGATGCCGCTCTCGCGCTGGCTCGCGAGGTGGCCGCGCGCGTCGATATGCGTCGCCATCGTGGCGCGCATCCTCGACTCGGCGCTCTCGACGTCTGTCCGTTCGTTCCGGTCAGTGGCGTGTCGCTCGGCCGGTGCGCGCTGGTCGCGCGCCGCGTGGCGTCGACGCTCGCGCACGATCTCGACCTGCCCGTCTATCTCTATGAAGCCGCGGCCTTCGATCCCATGCGCCGCGCCTTGCCGGATCTCCGTCGCGGCGAGTTCGAAGGATTGGCGGAAAAGCTGCGCGACACCGCCTTCACGCCAGACTTCGGTCCCGACCGTCCGCATCCCTCCCTCGGCGCGGCGATCGTCGGGGCGAGACAGTTCCTCGTCGCGTGGAACCTCTCGCTGGCAACGGCCGACGTCGCCATCGCTCGCGCGATCGCGGGTCGCGTGCGTGCGTCGGGCTGGACGGAAGGCCAAGGGAGCACGCATGTGCGTCATGCCGGCCTGTTGCCTGCCGTGCGTGCCGTGGGGTGGGGCATGCCTGCGTACGGTCACGCACAGGTCTCGCTGAACCTGCTGGATTTCACGGTCACGCCGATGCACGTCGTCTGGAACACCGCATGTGAGGTCGCCGAGTCGATGGGCACGCGCGTGATCGGGTCCGAGTTGATCGGCCTCGCCCCACTCGAGGCGCTGCGTGCGGCAGGCCGTCACGTTCGTGATACGCACGAGACCGATGAAACGGACGATCGGGCATTGGTGGCGGCGGCGGTGCGACTGCTGGGACTCGACGCGGTGCATCCGTTCGATGCCGACACGCGCGTGCTCGAATGGGCGATGCGCACGGACGTGACCGATGCGTACTGA
- the mscL gene encoding large conductance mechanosensitive channel protein MscL encodes MLKEFKEFIARGNVIDLAVGVIIGGAFGAITKSVVDDLVMPVLGLLLGKVDFANLFVTLSPGSLAGPAATLADAKAAGAVTLNYGLFINVVINFLLIAFAVFLLVKFVNRVRAQIAGPDEVPATPDEVLLLREIRDELKRGRA; translated from the coding sequence ATGCTGAAAGAGTTCAAGGAGTTCATCGCCCGCGGCAACGTCATCGACCTCGCCGTCGGCGTCATCATCGGTGGGGCCTTCGGTGCCATCACCAAGTCCGTCGTGGACGATCTCGTCATGCCGGTGCTCGGCCTGCTGCTCGGCAAGGTCGACTTCGCGAACCTCTTCGTCACGCTGAGCCCGGGCTCGCTTGCGGGTCCGGCTGCCACGCTGGCGGACGCCAAGGCCGCCGGTGCCGTCACGCTGAACTACGGACTCTTCATCAACGTGGTGATCAACTTCCTGTTGATCGCGTTCGCGGTGTTCCTGCTGGTGAAGTTCGTCAATCGCGTCCGTGCGCAGATCGCCGGTCCCGACGAGGTGCCGGCGACACCCGATGAGGTGTTGCTGCTGCGGGAGATTCGAGACGAGCTCAAGCGCGGTCGTGCCTGA
- a CDS encoding DUF481 domain-containing protein, giving the protein MRRVRVWRRALPGMMVAGLLSAPAMAQEPAVPASIPPCECAEPAPPPPPPPPVWTGSFGAGLALTQGNKDTTNLNLSFDLKRDPKTKTIFKADGLYILATEDGTENVDRGILNGRVERLVTDRVFVFGQVGYLRDRFKEIDYLVAPTVGVGYKVVATDRTTFDVDSSVGMVFEKNTGLDIEKDGAVTAGEKFTHKISSTAALTQGATALWKMDDFGDAIYTFSAGVAASMTSRIQLKLEFQDIYVTRPSGVADKNDIAFITALVYKF; this is encoded by the coding sequence GTGAGACGAGTGAGAGTGTGGCGCCGGGCGCTGCCCGGCATGATGGTGGCAGGGTTGTTGAGTGCGCCGGCGATGGCACAGGAGCCGGCGGTGCCGGCGTCGATCCCTCCGTGCGAGTGCGCCGAACCCGCGCCGCCGCCGCCACCTCCGCCGCCCGTGTGGACCGGCTCCTTCGGCGCGGGCCTTGCCCTCACGCAGGGCAACAAGGACACGACCAACCTCAACCTGTCCTTCGATCTCAAGCGCGATCCGAAGACGAAAACCATCTTCAAGGCAGACGGCCTGTACATCCTGGCCACCGAGGACGGCACCGAGAACGTGGATCGGGGCATCCTGAACGGACGCGTCGAGCGACTGGTGACCGATCGCGTCTTCGTGTTCGGGCAGGTGGGGTACCTGCGCGACCGCTTCAAGGAGATCGACTATCTCGTCGCGCCGACCGTGGGTGTGGGCTACAAAGTGGTCGCCACCGATCGCACCACGTTCGACGTCGACTCCAGCGTCGGTATGGTGTTCGAGAAGAACACGGGCTTGGACATCGAGAAGGACGGCGCGGTCACCGCGGGCGAGAAGTTCACGCACAAGATCTCGTCGACGGCCGCGCTGACCCAGGGCGCCACGGCGCTGTGGAAGATGGACGACTTCGGCGACGCGATCTACACGTTCAGCGCCGGTGTTGCGGCGTCGATGACTTCGCGCATCCAGTTGAAGCTCGAGTTCCAGGACATCTACGTGACTCGACCGTCTGGTGTCGCCGACAAGAACGACATCGCCTTCATCACGGCGCTCGTGTACAAGTTCTGA
- a CDS encoding phytanoyl-CoA dioxygenase family protein gives MQPANSHPTTTATKTQLKDIQKRLPSRVLSSEDWEHWTTKGYVVVRQAVPPGNVERLVDVLWRFDEKDPSDPETWYAPQRRDHKMPELNHTGMLEIYNHQALWDNRMAPRVYDAFVDIWDREDLWVTIDRANLNPPKTVKGNPNGFIHWDVDTSRRPLPIGVQGVLSLAKQDGEVGGFQCVPELFSGFDTWVRTQPADRDPMHPDTAGLTIVNVDLDAGDLLIFNSLLAHGIRPNHSTDRVRMAQYISMHPADWDDTADREERVRLWRERDSPKRDAFPGDPRGWEQVHAETATLTPLGERLLGLTPW, from the coding sequence ATGCAACCCGCGAACAGTCACCCCACCACTACAGCCACGAAGACACAGTTGAAGGACATTCAGAAGCGACTGCCGTCACGCGTGTTGTCGAGCGAGGACTGGGAGCACTGGACGACGAAGGGGTATGTGGTGGTGCGACAGGCGGTACCGCCGGGCAACGTGGAGCGGCTGGTCGACGTGCTGTGGCGGTTCGACGAGAAGGATCCGTCCGATCCCGAGACGTGGTACGCGCCGCAGCGGCGCGATCACAAGATGCCGGAGTTGAACCACACGGGGATGCTCGAGATCTACAACCACCAGGCGCTGTGGGACAACCGCATGGCGCCGCGCGTGTACGACGCGTTTGTCGACATCTGGGACCGCGAAGACCTCTGGGTGACGATCGATCGCGCCAACCTGAACCCGCCGAAGACAGTGAAAGGGAATCCGAACGGGTTCATCCACTGGGACGTGGATACGTCGCGGCGTCCGCTGCCGATCGGCGTGCAGGGCGTGCTGAGTCTCGCGAAACAGGACGGCGAGGTGGGCGGGTTCCAGTGCGTGCCGGAACTGTTCTCCGGCTTCGATACATGGGTGCGGACGCAGCCTGCCGACAGGGATCCGATGCACCCCGACACGGCGGGACTGACGATCGTCAACGTCGATCTCGATGCCGGCGATCTCCTGATCTTCAACTCGCTGCTGGCGCACGGCATCCGCCCCAACCACTCCACCGATCGCGTGCGGATGGCGCAGTACATCTCGATGCACCCGGCCGACTGGGACGACACGGCGGATCGCGAGGAGCGCGTGCGGTTGTGGCGCGAGCGCGACTCACCGAAACGCGATGCGTTCCCCGGCGATCCACGAGGCTGGGAGCAGGTACATGCCGAGACGGCCACGCTCACGCCCCTCGGCGAACGTCTGCTGGGTTTGACGCCCTGGTGA
- a CDS encoding formamidopyrimidine-DNA glycosylase, producing MPELPDVLLYLHALRPRVVGQAIARVRLASPFLLRSVEPPLDAVQGRTVVDLERLGKRIVFTLDDDLFIAIHLMIAGRFRWRAPGAAVSGKVGLLAVDFEHGTLLLTEAGTKRRASLHVVRGRDALAHYDPGGLDVLGTSFDAFDAALRRENHTLKRALTDPRILSGIGNAYSDEVLHAARLSPFRQTGAIGDEDMRRLHQATRDVLTRWTTRLQDEAGDAFPEKVTAFHPGMAVHGRYGQPCPVCGTPIQRVVYASNEANYCVQCQTGGRLLADRALSRLLREDWPRTLEDLEQHKATRWSDAP from the coding sequence GTGCCGGAGTTGCCTGATGTCCTGCTCTATCTGCACGCCCTGCGGCCGCGCGTCGTCGGCCAGGCGATCGCGCGGGTCAGGCTGGCGTCACCGTTCCTGCTGCGCTCCGTCGAGCCGCCACTCGACGCCGTCCAGGGGCGCACGGTCGTCGATCTCGAGCGACTGGGCAAGCGCATCGTCTTCACCCTGGACGACGACCTGTTCATCGCCATCCACCTGATGATCGCGGGACGCTTCCGATGGCGGGCGCCGGGAGCGGCAGTGTCGGGCAAGGTCGGCTTGCTGGCGGTCGATTTCGAGCACGGCACGCTGCTGCTGACCGAAGCCGGTACGAAGCGACGCGCGTCCCTGCACGTGGTGCGGGGACGAGACGCACTCGCCCACTACGATCCCGGCGGCCTCGACGTCCTGGGAACGTCGTTCGACGCGTTCGACGCCGCCTTGCGACGCGAGAACCACACGCTGAAGCGTGCACTTACCGATCCGCGGATCCTGAGCGGCATCGGCAACGCGTACTCCGACGAGGTCCTGCATGCCGCCCGCCTGTCGCCGTTCAGGCAGACAGGCGCGATCGGCGACGAGGACATGCGGCGCCTCCATCAGGCCACGCGCGACGTCCTCACCCGCTGGACGACACGCCTCCAGGACGAAGCGGGTGACGCCTTCCCCGAGAAGGTCACAGCCTTCCATCCGGGGATGGCCGTGCACGGCCGCTACGGCCAGCCATGCCCCGTCTGCGGCACCCCCATCCAGCGAGTGGTCTACGCCTCCAACGAGGCCAACTACTGCGTGCAGTGCCAGACGGGAGGCCGGCTGCTGGCCGATCGCGCGCTCTCGCGGCTGCTCCGGGAGGACTGGCCGCGGACGCTGGAGGATCTGGAGCAGCACAAGGCGACACGGTGGTCAGACGCACCGTAG